The Polynucleobacter sp. TSB-Sco08W16 genome includes a region encoding these proteins:
- a CDS encoding metal-dependent hydrolase, which produces MRNTSLKKWIAKALVLPVLLTASTFALAQTSAGTNAQNKTELLWFGQAGFRIKSPEGKMILIDPWITGGPKTPPQYKNDLAAIGPIDLLLVTHAHVDHLGDAPAVAKANNIKLYGPADMVTPLTTLGIIPADLGWRFNKTGRVTPLPGIKVTAVQAEHSSLLVWKNPATDKLESHPAGEPVGYIIELENGFKIWHMGDTGLFSDMKFISEHYKPDLVLIPIGGNFTMAPEDAAFALKTWVKPKMVIPMHYGSNPMTKGTLAEFQAAMKGSSIKIIPMTEGETVQF; this is translated from the coding sequence ATGAGAAATACTTCACTTAAGAAATGGATTGCAAAAGCATTGGTGCTGCCAGTGCTACTTACTGCGAGTACATTCGCATTGGCGCAGACATCTGCAGGTACTAACGCACAAAACAAAACTGAACTTTTATGGTTTGGTCAAGCAGGCTTTAGGATTAAGTCTCCCGAGGGCAAGATGATCTTAATTGATCCATGGATCACTGGTGGACCAAAGACTCCCCCGCAATATAAAAATGATTTGGCTGCCATTGGCCCAATCGATTTGCTGTTGGTTACTCATGCTCACGTTGACCATCTGGGCGACGCACCTGCAGTAGCTAAGGCCAATAACATTAAGCTATATGGTCCTGCTGATATGGTGACCCCGCTGACGACATTAGGCATCATTCCTGCTGACCTTGGCTGGCGGTTTAATAAAACCGGCCGTGTGACTCCATTGCCGGGTATCAAGGTAACTGCAGTACAGGCTGAGCATTCTTCATTATTGGTTTGGAAGAATCCAGCCACCGATAAGCTCGAGTCACATCCAGCTGGTGAACCTGTTGGTTACATCATTGAGTTGGAGAACGGTTTCAAAATTTGGCATATGGGTGATACAGGCTTGTTTAGTGATATGAAATTTATTAGCGAGCACTACAAACCCGATTTAGTCTTGATTCCAATTGGCGGCAATTTCACAATGGCGCCGGAAGATGCAGCCTTTGCATTAAAAACTTGGGTTAAGCCAAAAATGGTGATTCCGATGCATTACGGGTCTAATCCAATGACCAAAGGCACCTTGGCTGAGTTTCAGGCGGCCATGAAGGGAAGTAGCATCAAGATCATCCCAATGACAGAAGGTGAAACAGTCCAGTTTTAA
- a CDS encoding carboxypeptidase-like regulatory domain-containing protein, which produces MKTLTNIIFSIAVFTVSHFAVAQIPPTLHSNEISYISGGVGEEETMAILAEAKQWPLLLELSQIENGRGVWIFGANIKISNAKKQVIFDAQADGPYMLINLSPGDYVIQASYQGIEQSRALSVKAGSPQKITLFWK; this is translated from the coding sequence ATGAAAACACTCACCAACATCATCTTCTCAATTGCGGTGTTCACCGTAAGTCATTTTGCAGTTGCGCAAATTCCTCCAACATTGCATTCGAATGAGATCTCCTATATCTCTGGTGGCGTGGGTGAAGAAGAGACTATGGCGATATTGGCTGAAGCCAAGCAATGGCCTCTCCTATTGGAGTTATCGCAAATAGAAAATGGTAGGGGGGTTTGGATCTTTGGTGCCAATATCAAAATCAGCAATGCCAAGAAGCAAGTGATTTTTGATGCTCAAGCAGATGGTCCGTATATGTTGATCAATCTTTCGCCAGGTGACTATGTCATCCAGGCGAGTTATCAAGGTATTGAGCAAAGTAGGGCGCTGAGTGTGAAAGCAGGTTCACCGCAAAAGATTACGCTTTTCTGGAAATAG